In one Mucilaginibacter ginsenosidivorax genomic region, the following are encoded:
- the ligD gene encoding DNA ligase D: protein MSLETYAQKRDFTKTAEPKAGKSKDKNSLVFVIQKHNASRLHYDFRLEMSGVLKSWAVPKGPSTDPKTKRLAMMVEDHPYDYRNFEGIIPEGEYGGGTVIVWDEGTYEPIEKIKGKKEQEKHLLKELESGSVKIKLHGEKLEGEFALVKTRGMGDNAWLLIKHDDDFASKKDITKEDKSVISGKTIETMEKTSDKVWHSGHEEKIGKPKKSSSKEKSTKPAEPDESVAEPEDINVPMVLKKAPKAKIPTGIKPMLATLVDEPFDGPDWVYEVKWDGYRALAFVNKGEVELLSRNNKTFNEKFYPIYKILKGWKINAVFDGEILVLNDKGVSNFGNLQNWRSEADGELVYYVFDILWCDGKNLMNLPLSQRQAILREVLPADNDNVRTSKVFNASGTEFFKAAERMGLEGIIAKKASSIYSPDLRSKEWLKIKVHKRQEVVIAGFTKNADTAKQFSSLLLGVYENDSLQYVGKVGTGFSDKVQKEMMAQFKPLITDKSPFDTIPDVNKPSRFRPNPPKAKATWLKPQLVCEVAFSEVTSDGVFRHPSFQGMRVDKKATDVVREVAEPTETAIEQAEEKHEDNHASAIKPPKEKGRKTLLNPTDETQVRKICGHDLKFTHLSKIYWPEDKVTKRDMFNYYYQVAEYILPYLKDRPMSLNRFPGGIHGPSFYQKDVKGKAPDWVKTFPYTNGEGEHKEYLVGTDEASLLWMASLGCIEMNPWFSRIQSPDNPDYCVIDLDPDKNTFDQVIAAALEVKKVLDAIDVPSYCKTSGSTGMHIYIPTDAKYSYDQTQLFARIIVNIVHKQIPDYTSLERMVANRKGKMYLDFLQNRPGATIAGPYSLRPKIGATVSMPLHWDEVKPGLTMKHFTIFNSVDRLKVEGDLFKGVLGKAIDLEKTMEKAKSVFG from the coding sequence ATGAGCCTGGAAACATATGCCCAAAAGCGGGATTTTACCAAAACCGCCGAACCCAAAGCCGGAAAAAGCAAGGACAAAAACAGCCTCGTTTTTGTAATCCAAAAGCACAATGCTTCGCGACTGCATTATGATTTCAGGCTGGAGATGAGTGGCGTGCTCAAAAGCTGGGCGGTGCCCAAAGGCCCGTCAACAGATCCTAAAACCAAACGGCTGGCCATGATGGTAGAAGATCATCCTTATGATTACCGCAACTTTGAAGGCATCATCCCCGAAGGCGAATATGGTGGCGGTACGGTTATAGTTTGGGACGAAGGCACCTATGAACCCATCGAAAAAATTAAAGGCAAGAAAGAGCAGGAAAAGCACCTGTTGAAAGAGCTCGAATCCGGATCGGTAAAAATAAAGCTTCATGGCGAAAAGCTGGAAGGCGAGTTTGCCCTTGTAAAAACCCGCGGCATGGGCGATAATGCCTGGCTGCTTATAAAACATGATGACGATTTTGCATCAAAAAAAGATATTACCAAAGAAGATAAATCCGTAATATCGGGCAAAACCATCGAAACGATGGAAAAAACCAGCGATAAGGTTTGGCATAGCGGGCACGAGGAAAAGATAGGAAAGCCCAAAAAATCATCGTCAAAAGAAAAATCCACTAAACCAGCCGAACCTGATGAAAGCGTGGCCGAACCTGAAGATATTAACGTGCCCATGGTATTAAAAAAAGCCCCCAAAGCCAAAATACCCACCGGCATAAAGCCTATGCTGGCCACATTGGTTGATGAACCTTTTGACGGCCCCGATTGGGTTTACGAGGTAAAATGGGATGGCTACCGTGCGCTCGCGTTCGTAAACAAGGGAGAGGTGGAGCTGTTATCGCGCAATAATAAAACGTTTAACGAAAAATTTTACCCCATCTACAAGATTCTAAAAGGATGGAAAATTAATGCTGTGTTTGATGGCGAGATATTGGTATTAAACGACAAGGGCGTATCTAACTTTGGCAACCTGCAAAACTGGCGCAGCGAGGCGGATGGCGAACTGGTTTATTATGTGTTTGACATTTTGTGGTGCGATGGAAAAAACCTGATGAATTTACCACTCTCGCAACGCCAGGCCATACTAAGGGAGGTTTTACCGGCAGATAACGACAACGTGCGCACCAGCAAAGTATTTAATGCCAGCGGCACCGAATTTTTTAAAGCTGCCGAAAGGATGGGATTAGAAGGTATCATCGCAAAAAAAGCAAGCAGCATTTATTCGCCGGATCTACGATCGAAAGAGTGGCTCAAGATAAAAGTACATAAAAGGCAGGAAGTAGTGATAGCAGGTTTTACTAAAAATGCCGATACAGCTAAACAGTTTAGTTCATTGCTGTTAGGCGTTTATGAAAACGACAGTCTTCAGTATGTAGGTAAAGTGGGCACCGGCTTTTCGGATAAAGTACAAAAGGAAATGATGGCACAATTTAAGCCTTTAATAACCGATAAAAGCCCTTTTGATACCATACCCGATGTAAACAAGCCATCGCGTTTCAGGCCAAACCCGCCCAAGGCCAAGGCAACATGGCTAAAGCCCCAGCTGGTTTGCGAGGTAGCTTTTAGCGAAGTTACCAGCGATGGCGTGTTTCGTCACCCATCATTCCAGGGCATGCGCGTTGATAAAAAGGCAACGGATGTAGTGCGTGAGGTTGCAGAGCCTACTGAGACAGCAATTGAACAAGCGGAAGAAAAACATGAAGATAACCATGCATCGGCCATAAAACCACCAAAAGAGAAAGGAAGAAAAACCTTGCTAAACCCAACCGACGAAACCCAGGTACGCAAAATTTGCGGCCACGATTTAAAGTTTACCCACCTGAGCAAAATTTACTGGCCCGAGGATAAGGTAACCAAGCGTGATATGTTTAACTACTATTACCAGGTGGCGGAGTATATTTTACCGTACCTGAAAGATCGCCCCATGTCGCTTAACCGGTTTCCCGGCGGTATTCACGGGCCAAGCTTTTACCAAAAGGATGTAAAAGGTAAAGCGCCCGATTGGGTAAAAACTTTTCCGTATACCAACGGCGAGGGCGAGCACAAAGAATATTTGGTTGGCACCGATGAGGCAAGCCTGCTATGGATGGCCTCGTTAGGCTGCATCGAGATGAATCCCTGGTTCAGTCGTATCCAATCGCCGGATAACCCTGATTATTGTGTAATTGACCTTGACCCCGACAAAAACACCTTCGACCAGGTGATCGCTGCAGCGCTGGAAGTAAAAAAAGTGTTGGATGCCATTGATGTGCCCTCCTACTGCAAAACTTCCGGCTCAACCGGGATGCACATTTATATTCCTACTGATGCCAAATACAGCTACGATCAAACCCAATTATTCGCCCGCATCATTGTAAACATCGTTCATAAACAAATACCCGATTATACCAGCCTGGAACGTATGGTTGCCAACCGTAAAGGTAAAATGTATCTTGATTTTTTGCAAAATCGCCCCGGCGCAACCATTGCCGGCCCCTACTCACTCCGCCCCAAAATTGGAGCAACCGTATCTATGCCCCTCCACTGGGACGAGGTAAAACCCGGCCTCACCATGAAGCATTTTACCATTTTTAATTCGGTTGACAGACTTAAGGTTGAAGGTGACCTGTTTAAAGGTGTATTAGGAAAGGCTATTGATTTGGAGAAAACAATGGAAAAAGCTAAATCAGTTTTCGGTTAG
- a CDS encoding Crp/Fnr family transcriptional regulator, whose translation MDDKHLVLTEVLKNFADLSDNDIALGQSLWRNRRIGKGDFFNMQSFVCTDLALISKGIFRIYYVHPETQQEVNVYFFSEKQFLVSFRSFINQYPCYYYIQALEDAEIISINYQDLQYLYTTPTRWERFGRLIAELFFNYSQARAEEFLLNTAEERYVKLTQQHPNIINRVPAYHISSYLGIKNPSLTRIKKRLVSQK comes from the coding sequence ATGGACGATAAACATTTGGTTTTAACCGAGGTGCTGAAAAACTTTGCAGATTTATCAGACAACGATATTGCCCTTGGCCAAAGTTTATGGCGAAACCGGAGGATAGGTAAGGGCGATTTTTTTAACATGCAAAGTTTTGTTTGTACCGATCTGGCCCTCATTTCAAAAGGTATTTTCAGAATATATTATGTACACCCCGAAACGCAGCAGGAAGTAAACGTTTACTTTTTTTCTGAAAAGCAGTTCCTGGTATCGTTTCGAAGTTTTATCAACCAGTACCCTTGTTATTACTATATACAGGCCCTGGAAGATGCCGAGATCATCAGCATAAACTATCAGGACCTGCAATATTTATACACCACTCCAACCCGGTGGGAAAGATTTGGCCGGCTTATAGCCGAGTTGTTTTTTAATTATTCGCAGGCCCGTGCTGAAGAATTTTTACTGAACACCGCCGAGGAACGGTATGTTAAGCTTACCCAACAGCATCCTAATATTATAAACCGTGTGCCGGCCTACCATATTTCGTCATACTTGGGTATTAAAAACCCCTCATTAACGCGTATAAAAAAGCGCCTTGTCAGCCAAAAGTAA
- a CDS encoding DUF308 domain-containing protein: MKTDQNTLTTAINPFAQRKLYFIRVAFSAIWVTLVALFTRSMPLAATILLVIYPAWDVVATAWDISINKGQNLTAQYVNTAISVIVTIAVAIASQSGVPAALIVFGIWAGLTGIIQLITGLQRRKQLDGQWPMIISGGQSLLAGVSFIVMAHQPGMGIVNLAGYSAFGAFYFLLAGIRVVKNTQRVGV; this comes from the coding sequence ATGAAAACAGATCAAAACACTTTAACTACCGCTATTAATCCTTTTGCACAGCGCAAGCTTTATTTTATCCGAGTGGCATTTTCGGCCATATGGGTTACATTGGTCGCATTATTCACCAGGAGCATGCCCCTGGCAGCTACCATATTGCTTGTCATTTACCCAGCCTGGGATGTGGTGGCCACCGCATGGGATATCAGCATTAATAAGGGGCAAAACTTAACCGCTCAATATGTAAACACTGCAATAAGCGTAATTGTAACTATAGCTGTGGCCATTGCCAGCCAAAGTGGCGTACCGGCCGCACTAATTGTTTTTGGTATATGGGCTGGGTTAACCGGCATTATTCAGCTTATTACAGGCTTACAAAGACGCAAACAACTGGACGGGCAATGGCCAATGATCATAAGCGGAGGGCAATCCTTATTGGCTGGCGTAAGCTTTATTGTTATGGCGCATCAACCAGGTATGGGCATTGTTAACCTGGCGGGGTATTCGGCATTTGGCGCTTTTTATTTTTTATTGGCCGGCATACGTGTCGTAAAAAATACACAACGTGTTGGCGTTTAA
- a CDS encoding alpha/beta hydrolase-fold protein, giving the protein MTHRNWLTRHFRNNNIIYILLLLLTPKGLFAQTDPVFKPIAPDIIKLSSKVLDEDRKIYIYVPPADTLMPGKRYPVLYVLDGDNHFSMLAEYCRYLSRWDVNVTPEMIIVGIPNTNRTRDLTPTHSVVDYYGKPDTSSKSWLKPSGGGNNFLKFISSELIPYVDAHYKTEPFRIFAGHSFGGITTINCLLTQPDTFGAYIAISPSFWWDKEYLLNLADKKLKTNPVINKMIFYSDANEGGSDKSTFHVNLLKFDSLITQSKITGLDHKYVYYPEEIHMTEPVKGYYDALRFIYKQWDLPDMDPKLLNASVVKQHYQQLSARYGYAIIPTELNISNTAMYLMTQPGALDNAISLFEINAENYPASSTAFSQLGDAYLKKGNRSKAITYYKKALALNPGLQSIKAKLTSASEKR; this is encoded by the coding sequence ATGACTCACAGAAACTGGTTAACGCGCCATTTTAGAAATAACAACATTATATATATTCTTCTGCTATTGTTAACTCCTAAAGGTTTATTTGCCCAAACCGATCCGGTTTTCAAGCCCATAGCGCCGGATATTATCAAACTTTCGTCGAAAGTATTGGATGAAGACCGGAAAATTTATATTTACGTGCCACCTGCCGATACGCTAATGCCTGGTAAGCGCTACCCCGTATTATACGTACTTGACGGCGATAATCATTTTAGTATGCTTGCAGAATATTGCCGGTACCTTAGCCGTTGGGACGTAAATGTAACGCCCGAAATGATCATAGTAGGTATCCCCAATACCAACCGTACCCGCGACCTTACCCCAACTCATAGCGTTGTTGATTATTATGGAAAGCCGGATACCAGTTCAAAATCCTGGTTAAAGCCAAGCGGTGGCGGCAACAATTTTTTAAAGTTTATTAGCAGCGAGTTGATACCTTATGTTGACGCGCACTACAAAACAGAACCTTTTAGGATTTTTGCAGGGCACTCATTTGGCGGCATCACCACAATTAATTGCTTGCTGACACAGCCGGATACGTTTGGCGCGTATATAGCCATAAGCCCATCATTTTGGTGGGATAAGGAATATTTACTTAACCTTGCTGATAAGAAGCTGAAAACTAATCCTGTTATAAATAAAATGATTTTTTATAGTGACGCAAACGAAGGAGGATCAGACAAATCTACCTTTCATGTTAATCTGTTAAAATTCGACTCTTTAATAACTCAAAGTAAAATAACAGGGTTAGACCATAAATATGTTTACTATCCTGAGGAAATACATATGACGGAGCCGGTAAAAGGCTACTACGATGCTTTACGATTTATTTACAAGCAATGGGACCTGCCAGATATGGATCCGAAATTATTGAACGCCTCTGTTGTAAAACAACATTACCAGCAACTATCTGCACGATATGGATATGCTATTATACCAACCGAGCTAAATATAAGCAATACGGCAATGTATTTAATGACCCAGCCCGGGGCATTGGATAATGCGATAAGTTTATTTGAAATAAATGCCGAAAACTATCCTGCATCGTCAACCGCCTTTAGCCAGTTAGGGGATGCGTACCTAAAAAAGGGTAACCGTTCAAAAGCTATTACTTATTACAAAAAGGCGCTTGCATTAAACCCCGGATTGCAAAGTATAAAAGCTAAATTAACAAGTGCTTCAGAAAAGAGGTAG
- a CDS encoding SMP-30/gluconolactonase/LRE family protein, with protein MKKLSLILFSLVAVTCKAFGQDTTSLYNAGTKAVLVAKQFAFTEGPAVDKQGNVFFTDQPNNKIWKYSTDGKLSVFMDSAGRSNGMDFDSKGNLISCADGKNELWSISPKGKIEVLLTGYKGQIFNGPNDVWVRPDGGLYITDPYYQRDYWTHKKPELDGQKLYYLAKGKHEAVMVDDKFKQPNGIVGTADGKQLFVADIGDNKTYRYDINNDGSLSNKMLFTSQGSDGMTIDELGNIYLTGKGVTIFNPKGEKIGHIDIDEPWTANICFSGKNRDVLFITASKAVYTFQMKVKGTN; from the coding sequence ATGAAAAAACTGTCCTTGATATTATTTAGCCTGGTAGCTGTCACTTGCAAAGCATTTGGCCAGGATACAACTTCTTTATACAATGCCGGCACCAAAGCTGTGTTAGTTGCCAAACAGTTCGCGTTTACCGAGGGGCCGGCAGTTGATAAACAGGGCAATGTATTTTTTACAGATCAGCCCAATAACAAGATCTGGAAGTATAGCACAGATGGCAAACTATCTGTTTTTATGGATAGCGCGGGCCGCAGCAATGGAATGGATTTTGACAGCAAAGGCAACCTCATAAGCTGTGCCGATGGCAAAAACGAGCTTTGGTCTATCAGCCCCAAAGGAAAAATAGAAGTATTACTTACCGGCTATAAAGGGCAAATATTTAACGGACCAAATGATGTTTGGGTGAGGCCCGATGGCGGGCTATATATTACCGATCCCTACTACCAACGCGACTATTGGACACACAAAAAGCCCGAACTTGACGGCCAAAAGCTTTATTACCTGGCCAAAGGCAAGCACGAAGCTGTTATGGTTGATGATAAATTTAAGCAGCCGAATGGTATAGTAGGTACCGCTGATGGCAAACAGCTTTTTGTGGCCGATATAGGCGATAACAAAACCTATCGTTATGACATCAATAACGATGGCTCATTAAGCAATAAAATGCTTTTTACCTCGCAGGGATCAGACGGGATGACAATTGACGAACTGGGCAACATATACCTTACCGGCAAAGGCGTTACTATTTTTAACCCTAAAGGCGAAAAAATTGGCCATATTGATATTGATGAGCCCTGGACGGCCAACATTTGTTTTAGCGGAAAAAACCGGGATGTGCTTTTCATCACCGCCTCAAAAGCCGTTTATACTTTTCAAATGAAGGTAAAGGGAACTAATTAA
- the lysS gene encoding lysine--tRNA ligase codes for MSIALSEQEIIRRKSLHELRALGINPYPAEAFDVNAWAQDITDNFAIKPEAYQNVVIAGRIMTRRIMGNASFAELQDSTGRIQIYLKRDDICPDEDKTLYNTVFKKLLDIGDYIGIKGYVFLTQTGEISVHVRELIVLSKSLKPLPVVKREEDGTIHDGFTDPELRYRQRYVDLTVNPAYKQIFINRSKVISSMRNYFNAQGWMEVETPILQPVHGGAAARPFATHHNTLDMPLFLRIANELYLKRLIVAGFDGVYEFGKMFRNEGMDRTHNPEFTAMEIYVAYKDYIWMMAMVEECLETVAKAVHGIPVVQVGSNEINFAGPYEKLSMYDSILKYTGIDVSAMEEAALRETCAELKIEVNPTMGKGKLIDEIFSAKVEHNLIQPTYITDYPIEMTPLAKKHRTKDGLVERFELFVNGKEIANAYSELNDPIDQRERLEEQLILAGRGDDEAMAMDDDFLRALEYGMPPTSGLGIGIDRLVMLMTNQSTIQEVLFFPQMRPEKKAKVVTAEDFINIGVPAEWVPVLNKMGFNTVEELKAGNPNKVFNDLGGMRKKLKLDIAMPTKDEVMAWFE; via the coding sequence ATGAGTATTGCACTATCCGAGCAGGAAATTATCCGCCGCAAATCTTTACATGAATTAAGGGCACTGGGTATAAACCCGTACCCCGCCGAAGCATTTGATGTTAACGCCTGGGCACAGGATATTACCGATAATTTTGCAATAAAACCCGAGGCCTACCAAAATGTAGTTATCGCAGGCCGTATCATGACCCGCCGTATTATGGGCAACGCGTCATTTGCCGAGCTGCAGGATTCGACCGGCCGTATCCAGATATACCTGAAACGCGATGATATTTGCCCTGATGAGGATAAAACCTTATACAACACCGTATTTAAAAAACTGCTTGACATAGGCGATTACATAGGCATTAAAGGCTATGTGTTTTTAACTCAAACCGGCGAGATTTCGGTTCACGTTCGCGAATTGATTGTGCTTTCCAAATCGCTTAAACCGTTACCGGTTGTTAAGCGGGAGGAAGACGGAACCATTCATGATGGCTTTACAGACCCCGAGTTGCGTTACCGCCAGCGTTATGTTGATTTAACCGTTAACCCGGCCTACAAACAAATATTCATCAACCGGTCCAAAGTGATTAGCAGCATGCGCAATTACTTTAACGCGCAGGGCTGGATGGAGGTAGAAACTCCAATACTGCAGCCGGTACACGGCGGCGCGGCAGCACGCCCGTTTGCTACACATCATAATACGCTGGATATGCCTTTGTTTTTACGCATAGCTAATGAGCTTTACCTGAAACGCCTTATTGTTGCGGGTTTTGACGGGGTATATGAATTTGGTAAAATGTTTCGTAACGAGGGTATGGACCGTACCCACAACCCGGAATTTACTGCCATGGAAATTTATGTAGCCTATAAAGACTATATATGGATGATGGCCATGGTTGAAGAATGTTTGGAAACCGTAGCCAAAGCCGTTCATGGTATCCCGGTTGTACAGGTTGGCAGCAACGAGATCAACTTTGCCGGTCCGTACGAAAAATTATCTATGTACGATTCTATCCTGAAATATACAGGTATAGATGTATCGGCCATGGAAGAAGCCGCTTTGCGCGAAACCTGTGCCGAACTGAAAATAGAAGTTAACCCAACTATGGGCAAAGGCAAACTGATTGACGAAATCTTCAGCGCTAAGGTTGAGCATAACCTGATCCAGCCAACATACATTACCGATTACCCAATCGAAATGACCCCGCTTGCCAAAAAACACCGCACCAAAGATGGCCTGGTAGAGCGTTTTGAGCTTTTTGTAAATGGTAAAGAAATAGCCAACGCCTACTCGGAGTTAAATGACCCGATTGACCAGCGCGAACGGCTGGAAGAGCAGTTGATACTTGCAGGCAGGGGCGATGACGAAGCTATGGCCATGGACGACGACTTTTTACGAGCCCTGGAATATGGCATGCCGCCAACATCGGGCCTGGGTATCGGTATCGACAGGTTGGTGATGCTGATGACCAACCAAAGCACCATCCAGGAAGTATTATTCTTCCCGCAGATGCGCCCGGAGAAGAAAGCTAAAGTGGTTACAGCCGAAGATTTTATAAACATTGGCGTACCCGCCGAGTGGGTGCCCGTGTTGAATAAAATGGGTTTTAACACCGTTGAAGAACTAAAAGCCGGCAACCCCAACAAAGTATTTAACGACCTTGGCGGAATGCGCAAAAAATTAAAACTGGATATTGCCATGCCCACCAAAGACGAGGTGATGGCCTGGTTTGAATAA
- a CDS encoding M16 family metallopeptidase, with product MVKFNRFTLDNGLRVIVHEDNTTPMAVLNILYDVGARDEDPEQTGFAHLFEHLMFGGSVNIPSYDEPLQRVGGENNAFTSNDITNYYITLPSANIETAFWLESDRMLNLAFSEKSLEVQRNVVIEEFKQRYLNQPYGDVWLKLRPLVYKQHAYRWATIGKTIKHIEDAKIEDVKAFFKKHYNPQNAIMVVGGNIATEEVKKLSEKWFGPIPAGDKYTRNLPQEPEQHDERRETVTAKVPLNDVYIAFQMGARLDDDYYPVELLSDILSRGHSSRLYRSLVQDKQIFSEVHAYITGSLDKGMFVLEGKPLENISIEQAEAAFWDELEKVKATEIPADELTKVQNKTESTMVFSEMSLLDKAMNLASFELLGDADLLNQETAKYLAVTPAQIKEAANKIFRKDNSSTLIYLAEKAEVSESEFSELEN from the coding sequence ATGGTTAAATTCAACCGGTTTACACTGGATAATGGCCTCCGGGTTATTGTTCATGAAGATAATACCACGCCTATGGCAGTGCTCAACATTCTGTATGATGTTGGCGCACGCGACGAAGATCCCGAGCAAACCGGCTTTGCTCATTTGTTTGAGCACCTGATGTTCGGCGGATCTGTAAATATTCCCAGCTATGACGAGCCACTGCAAAGGGTAGGGGGCGAAAACAATGCTTTTACCAGTAACGATATCACCAACTATTACATCACCCTGCCATCGGCTAATATCGAAACAGCATTTTGGCTGGAGAGCGACCGTATGTTAAACCTCGCCTTTAGCGAAAAAAGCCTTGAGGTGCAGCGTAACGTGGTAATTGAGGAGTTTAAACAGCGTTACCTTAACCAGCCTTACGGCGATGTATGGTTAAAGTTGCGTCCGCTGGTTTATAAACAGCACGCGTACCGTTGGGCTACCATTGGTAAAACCATTAAGCACATCGAGGATGCCAAAATTGAAGATGTGAAAGCATTCTTCAAAAAGCACTATAACCCGCAAAATGCCATTATGGTAGTAGGGGGCAACATTGCTACCGAGGAGGTTAAAAAACTCTCCGAAAAATGGTTTGGCCCAATCCCTGCCGGTGATAAATACACACGCAACCTGCCGCAGGAACCCGAACAGCATGACGAACGCCGCGAAACAGTTACTGCCAAAGTGCCGTTGAACGACGTGTACATAGCCTTCCAGATGGGAGCAAGGCTGGATGATGATTATTACCCGGTGGAGCTGCTGAGCGATATCCTGTCGCGTGGCCATTCCTCACGTTTGTACCGCAGTTTGGTGCAGGATAAGCAAATTTTTAGCGAGGTACATGCCTATATTACCGGCAGCCTGGATAAAGGTATGTTTGTGTTAGAGGGCAAGCCACTGGAAAACATTAGTATTGAACAGGCTGAAGCCGCGTTTTGGGATGAGTTGGAAAAAGTAAAAGCCACCGAGATTCCGGCTGATGAATTAACCAAGGTGCAAAACAAAACCGAATCGACTATGGTGTTTTCTGAAATGTCGTTGCTGGATAAAGCCATGAACCTGGCCTCGTTTGAGCTGCTGGGCGATGCCGACCTGCTGAACCAGGAAACCGCCAAATACCTGGCTGTAACCCCCGCGCAGATCAAAGAAGCTGCCAACAAGATATTCAGGAAAGATAATTCATCAACGCTGATATACCTGGCCGAGAAAGCCGAAGTTTCTGAATCAGAATTTTCAGAATTAGAGAATTAA
- a CDS encoding M16 family metallopeptidase: protein MTNLDRTLAPDFKAIDNINLIRPAHQKLDNGCNIFCFNSGDQELVRIEWIFGNLRFNPALPLLNMAVNTMLTEGTSTLSAAQIADKVDFYGAFLQVEYGYENSQVVLYSLNKHLHHTLPVIVDILTNSTFPEKELETFKRNQQQKLQVSLQKNDVVGRRNFNKAVYGDTIYGVGASFDNYKALQRDELVAHYKEQYQPSNCTIIISGKIEPETLTLITDTFDKGWVNGDKPADTTQPEIVPATELFYFTEKPEALQSAIRIGTPMINRSHPDFQQLQVLNTVLGGYFGSRLMANIREDKGYTYGIGSGLGSFKQAGSFFVATEVGADVCKPALAEIEKEINILKTELIPDEELSLVRNYMLGSLLGSLENVFSHADKFKSIYFAGLDYDYYDRYAATVKSVDSARLLELANKYFHFERFYKVIVGKY, encoded by the coding sequence ATGACCAACTTAGATAGAACATTAGCCCCTGATTTTAAGGCTATAGATAATATAAACCTGATACGGCCCGCGCATCAAAAGCTTGATAACGGCTGTAATATTTTCTGCTTTAACTCCGGCGACCAGGAATTGGTTCGCATAGAATGGATTTTTGGTAACCTGCGTTTTAACCCGGCACTGCCGTTGTTAAACATGGCCGTAAATACCATGCTTACCGAAGGTACCAGTACGCTAAGCGCTGCCCAGATTGCCGATAAGGTTGATTTTTACGGCGCCTTTTTGCAGGTTGAATACGGGTACGAAAACTCGCAGGTTGTATTGTACAGCCTGAACAAGCACCTGCACCATACCTTGCCGGTTATTGTTGATATTTTAACCAATTCAACCTTCCCCGAGAAGGAATTGGAAACTTTTAAACGCAACCAGCAGCAAAAGCTACAGGTTAGCCTTCAAAAAAACGATGTTGTTGGCCGCCGAAATTTTAACAAAGCTGTTTATGGCGATACCATATACGGAGTGGGTGCAAGCTTTGATAATTATAAAGCGCTGCAGCGCGATGAATTAGTTGCGCATTATAAAGAGCAATACCAGCCATCAAACTGCACCATTATCATTTCAGGTAAAATTGAACCGGAAACTTTAACCCTTATTACCGATACTTTTGATAAAGGATGGGTTAACGGCGATAAACCCGCCGATACCACCCAACCGGAAATTGTACCTGCAACAGAGTTGTTTTACTTTACCGAAAAACCCGAAGCCTTACAATCGGCTATCAGGATAGGCACGCCGATGATTAACCGCAGCCACCCCGATTTTCAGCAGTTACAGGTACTCAATACGGTTTTGGGTGGCTATTTTGGCTCAAGGCTGATGGCCAATATCCGCGAGGATAAGGGTTATACTTATGGCATTGGCTCGGGCCTGGGCTCGTTTAAACAGGCCGGATCATTCTTTGTAGCCACCGAGGTTGGCGCAGACGTATGCAAACCAGCCCTTGCCGAAATTGAAAAGGAGATCAATATCCTGAAAACTGAACTGATCCCCGACGAGGAGCTTTCATTGGTACGCAACTATATGTTAGGTTCGCTGTTAGGCAGCCTGGAGAATGTTTTTTCGCATGCCGATAAATTCAAGAGCATATACTTTGCCGGTTTGGATTATGATTATTACGACAGGTATGCCGCCACTGTAAAAAGTGTCGACTCGGCAAGGTTATTGGAGTTAGCCAATAAATATTTCCATTTTGAGCGTTTCTATAAAGTGATAGTGGGAAAGTATTAA